CCAAAGAAAATTTATTTTGCAAACGTTGTTCTGTTGCTTTTGCCGCACGTTGCATTAAAAAATAACGATTTTCATACTCAAAAACTAAGTAAGGAATAATTTGTTTATATTGAGGATCTTTTTCCATTAAAGAACGGCTCAAAAATTCTTTTTTATCTTGAATAAGGGTTAGATAATTATCGAAATTAACTTTTTTTAAACCGGACCATGCTAACTCGTTATCAAACAGTTCTGATCGTTTTACAACAAGAATTTCTTCGTCATGTTTTTGTGATATTGGATTTACCTGTTTGATAGTAGTTGTCATATTTTTCCTTCAAAAATTATTGTTTCTTTTTAGTGTAATGATTTAAGAATGTGATGCAAGTTTCAGGGCGATTGTACATTAATTACTTGCAAGTATTTTTCATATAAGGTTTTTGAATCAGTAATAAGGCTGCCATTAGTAATTTTATTAGATAGGCCTAAAATTACTTTTTTTGGTTTAATTAATGTCAAATATTTTTCTTTTAATTCATCATGAACAAATTGAGATGCCCATTTTCTCCCAATAATTGCTTCTTTTAAATAATGAACAAAATTAAAAAAAGTATCTTTTAATGCCAAGCATACTGAATTCAAGGAACATTCGAATTCATAAGGCTCATGGAGTTGATAATAATTATTCCTAAAAGAGCTAGAAGAGTAATCTTTATTTATTGATACATTTTCTAGTTTATATGAGGGAATGGCTTTTACAAAACCAGTTTTACATAAGGTTTGATGACCAGTGTTATCACTGATAATGCAAGGAATGCCGAGTGCAAGCGCTTCCCGTGGAGGGATTGAAAACCCTTCACCACGAGAAACTGAAACAAAGCAATCTAATGATGCCATAAATTCTATATATTCAATCCAAGTGAAGGTTCTATCAATTAATTCTACGTTAGTTAATTTTAATTGATCAATACGCTCTTTTAATCGTTTGGCATATTCAAATCCACTTCGTCCATGAATTTTCAATTTTACATCAGGAGAATTACCAAATGTTTTTTCAAAAGCTTCTAGTAGAAGTAATTGATTTTTACGGTCTGAAAGCATGCCACTTGTACCGAAAATAAAAGGAAAGTTCGCCTGTGTTTTTGCAGGAATTTCCAAAAATGGTTCCAAATAAAGACTGAGTGGAAGTACAAAAATAGGAATAATAACTCCTGAATTTTTGTATACATCAACTAAAAATTCATCTGGTACTATTGCGGCGTCAAAATAAGAATTAAGGATTTCAACCCATTCTGACGGTAATTGTGTTTTCTCATACATTGTATAAGCAATTTTTATAGAACTTGGAGTATGTTCCAGTACACTGGGAAAATAATCAAGAGTGTCTTCAAAAATCATTATTTGACCAAAAACGTGAGAAGGATTTTTTATAATTGATTTTATGGAACTTGGTACATCTTCAATATTTATAGTATTGCGGGAAGACATAAAATTAATTTCGATATCATTTTTTAAGCATTCCATAATACTTATTGATTGCCTGCCAATGCCATCAGGAAAGCAAATAGGCCCCACGACAGTTAAATATGGAGCAGGCAGTATTTGATTAAAAACAAAAAATAAAAAAATAAAAAAATTTAACTTCATGCTATACCTTTTTTTAGAGGTAAAAACCTTTTATATTTTTGATAAAGTTCTCGGCAAGAGGTAATTAAACAATCTTTTGTAATATAATTTTCAGTGCCAAAAATTACTTTTTTAGGTTTTATTAATGAAAGATAATAAGGACGTAATTTATTATAAAGATATCGTTTAACCCATTTTTTTCCTCGAGCAGCTTTCTCTAGATATATTTTATAATTTTCGTATACATCAATAAAAGCTTGTGCAGCATCATTAATAGTACAATTAAAATCAAAGCCAATTGATTGATTTAAATGAGAATAAAAAGCAGGTTGAACAATTGGGCAATCCACCGCATATACTAAATCTGTGTTGCAAATTGTTTTGTGGGCAGTATTATTTGAAAGTATGCATGGAATGCCAAGCGCTAATGCTTCACGAGGTGTAATTGAAAATCCTTCTCCTTTAGAAAGTGAAACATAACAATCTATACTTTCCATAAATGCAACATATTTTTTCCAGCTAAAACATTCTTCAATAATTTCTACATTCGTAATTGCTAATTGCTGAACACGGTATTTTAATTGTTGTGCGATTTCACTACCACTTCTGCCATGAATTTTTAATTGTATATCAGCACGATTGCCAAATGCATATATAAAGCTTTCAAGCAATACCATTTGATTTTTACGTTCAGCAAAGGAACCACTAAAGCCAAATACAAAAGGATTATTGGGTAAAGATTTTTTTTGTGGTTTTGCTAAAAAATCTTCGATATAAATACCCAGTGGCAAAACAAATATAGGAATAATAACGCCAGCATTTTTATAGACATCTACTAAGTTTTCATCAGGGACGATTGCTGCGTCAAAATGATTATTTAAGATAATGGGCCAACTATCCGGAATAGTAGTAGCTTCAAACATAGTGTAAGCGAATTTTATAGTAGATTCAGGCAATAATGTATAATAATTTTCTCGTAATTCTTCAATTGGATTACCATTAGTTAATACATCTTCTAAAATAACTACATTGCTATAGCCGTGCTGCTGATTAGTAATAATTTTTTGTGTATCTTCTGCAATATCTTGCAGATTCATTTGATTATTTCTTGTGTTTAAAAAATTAATTTTTAGATCATTTTTTAAACAATCAATAATACCAATAGTTTGTCTACCAATGCCATCAGCAAAGCAAATTAAACCAGCCACAGTTAAATCAAAATCTGCCGTAGTTTCAGAACGGGTACAATTAAAAAAAGAAGTTGAAACGGCTATTAAACATAAAAAACTGTTCGTTTTATTTTTCATATCTTCCTTATTGCTCTCTTTTTATTCCCCAGATTAATAATAAAAAAATAGATCATGACTAGATAAGAGATCAATGATTTACAAAAAGATATAAAGAAAAAACAGTAATAAAGGTTATCTATTGATCATGCAGAATAGTATAACCATAACATTCTTTAAATGTTTCATAGATAGGGCCTTCAATATGTATCCAGTTTTCTTGTTTATCAATAAGTTGCATATTGAGCGAAGGGCAAATTGCCCATTTTTTTATTTGACCGCCATGTATGATTATACATTTAACCAAATCAGCAAGTGTTTTTTTAGCAATTTTTATGGTGTTATTTTCTTCAATAAGTTCTAGGGGTATATATTCTATACCTTGGGCCATTTTTATTAACTTTTGGAGAGTATAGCTATCATTTATAACGCCTGGCTTAGAACCAATTAACTCGTCAATTGGTTTATGAAAAGTGATAAATTCATTTTCAGCTTTTTTATGGATAGCTTTTTGTAATAATTCAGCTACCGTATAAAATTTGTTTTTTATAGCAAAATCCACTGGTGTTACTGGTTTTTCAAAAAATTGATTAAATAAATTAAAAGTTTTATGACAGGGATTAGCGCCATGTTTTAGTAAAATTTCTACAATACTATATACAATATTTTCAGGAATTTTATCATTAGCACAAGCAGTATGTAATGAATTTGGACCAGACTCAGAGAAGCATTCTTTTTCTACTTGCTTGCGATGTATATTTATTATATGTTCATTTGGTTTTGCTCCAAGTTCAAGTAGTCTTTCTACTGCTTTAATTTTACCTTTATAAGCAGCAATGTGAATAGGAGAGGAACCATCGTTAGTCAGAAATTGAATAAGATCTTCCTTTATATTCCATTGTTCGCCGAATTGGCAAAAGGTATTCATTTTTTCTATATCGCCATCAGCGCTTACGCAAAGCATGCAATATTTTAATTCTTCTTTACTAATATCCATTGAATAAATTGATGGGATAAAAATTATTAATGAACTAAATAATTTAATAAAAGGCTTCATTCACGATCCCTATTCATAAATAGACTTAATTTTTTCTAGAGAAGTGCCAATGCCATAACATTCTTGATACGCATTATAAATTGGGCCATTAATTTTTATATCATTTTCTTTTCTATCAACTAAATATAAGAGCAAATGAATGTCGAAAAGAGGTGAAAAAACTTCCATTTTTTTTATTTGCCCTCCATTAATTAATATATACTTAACAAGATCAGCAACTGTTTTTTTAGAAATTTTTACTACATCATTTTCTTGAATAACTTGTATATCCGTTGGCTTTATATTTTGAGCCATTTCTATTAATTTTTTTAAAGTATCAGTATCTTTAATAAATTCAGGTTTATAGTCAAAAATTTCTTCTTTTTGTTTGTTTTCATTATTTGACTTATAAAAAGAGATTAATTCTTTTTCCGCCTTAGCATGAATGGCTTTTTGCAATAATCCTACTACTTTATAAAATTTGTTTTTTAGCGCAAAGTTCAGAGCAGTTATTGGTTGTTCAGAATTATTTTCACGAAAAAACTGTAAGGTTGTGTGGGAAGGATTAACATTTTTGTTTAAGAAAAATTTTACTATGGCATAAACAGTATCTTCATAAGTTTCTTCATTAGCACAGGCAGCATGTAAAACAGTGGGTTTAAACTTATCATATTCATTTGGATCAGCGCCAAGTTCTAATAGTTTTTTTATTGCTTTAATCTGGCCATGATAAACGGCAACATGCAGTGGAGAGGTGCCAAGCGGATCAAAAATTTTAATCAAAGGTGTTGTTAAAATTCCTTTTTTTTGCCATTTTTTACTTTGCTGATCAAGGAGATTAATAGTTGAAATGTCTCCGTTCTTACTTGCTTGAAATATAAGTTGTATTGCCTGATTAACGAATTTTTCTTGTTGAATACCACTTGTTCTGAGCGGATCCTCCATCGCAAAAACGGATGATATACAAATTATTGATATATTTAGTATTTTTATAAAACTTTTCATATAAGATTTTCCTTATCATATCTTTCATTTTGCATATAGTTTAGATTTGTGGTCAAGCATAATACATTTGGCTAGATCGGCAATAGTTTTTTCTAGTAAATGTTTGATAAGTTAAGCTTTACAATACCATGATAGAGATAACACATGTGTTTTTGAAAAATTGCTTTTATGGTAAGCTTTATATAAGATCTGTTGCGAAAAATTTCAAAAGGAATTCCCTATGAGTTATGACTTTAAAAATATTGAAGAAAAATGGCAGAAACAGTGGCAAGAGCATCCTATCGGTCAGGCTAAGCCCACCGGTGAAGGGAAAAAGTATTATTGTCTTGATATGTTTCCTTATCCTTCTGGCTCTGGATTACATGTTGGTCATTGGCGTGGTTATGTTCTTTCTGATATTTATGCACGAATAAAATGGTTACAAGATTTTAATGTATTGCATCCGATGGGATGGGATGCATTTGGGCTACCAGCAGAAAATGATGCTATAAAAAAAGGTATCCATCCAAAGGTAAATACGGCACAAAATATTGCTAACTTTAAGCGACAGCTTCAACAAACTGGTTGCATGTATGATTGGACCAAAGAAATAAATACAACTGATCCAGATTATTATAAATGGACGCAATGGATTTTTTTGCAAATGTTTAAAGCTGGGCTTGCGTATGAAGCTCAAGTACCAATTAATTGGTGTCCATCTTGCTTGACAGGGCTTGCTAATGAAGAAGTTGTTGGAGGTAATTGCGAGCGCTGTGGATCAATAGTGATCCAAAAAAATGTGCGGCAATGGGTATTGCGTATAACTGATTATGCAGAAAAACTTCTTGAAGGTCTTGATAAACTCGATTGGCCTGAAAAAGTTAAAACTATGCAACGTAACTGGATTGGCAAGAGTGAAGGGTTGAAAATAGAATTTCAAACTACTGATTTGCAAGAAAATTTAATACCATTATCTGTGTATACCACCTGCCCCGAAACAATTTATGGAGTAAGCTTTTTGGTTATGGCGCCGGAGCATGAATTAGTAAATCAAATTGTAATTCCCGAACGCAGTGAAGAAGTTGCAGAATATAAAAAATATGTGCAACGATTGACGCCTTTTGAACGGCTGTCTGAGCATAAAGAAAAAACTGGCGTTTTTACCGGGGCATATGCAATTAATCCAGTGAATAATGAAAAACTACCAATATTTATTTCTAGCTATGTGCTAAAAGATTACGGCACAGGTATTGTAATGGGAGTACCTGCACATGATGAGCGCGATTTTGCATTTGCACAAGCCTATGACTTGCCAATTAAATTAGTAATTACATCGCCATTAGTGGAAGTTGATCAAGAAGACAATTTAATTAAACCATATCCAGATGATGGTAAACTAATTAATAGTGGCCAGTTTGATGGGTTTCAAGCAAAAAAAGAAGGTCGTGAAAAAATTGGGAATTACTTGGTAGATAAAGGGTGGGGACAAAAAGAAATTAATTATAAATTGCGTGATTGGATATTCTCTCGCCAGCGTTATTGGGGTGAACCTATTCCATTAATTCATTGTCAGCATTGTGGCATTGTTCCAGTACCAGAAAACGAACTGCCCGTTACATTACCTGAAGTAAAAGAATATAAACCAACGGGAACTGGTGAATCACCGCTTGCAAATATTGCTGAATGGGTGAATACAACTTGTCCAAAATGTGGTGGCGCAGCAAAACGAGAAACAAATACAATGCCCCAATGGGCCGGCTCTTGTTGGTATTTTTTACGATATCCAAACCCTAACTTAAAAGATAAACCGTTTGATCAAAGCGATATGAAATATTGGCTGCCAGTTGACCTATATGTTGGTGGTATTGAGCATGCAATTTTGCATTTATTGTATGCCCGCTTTTATATAAAAGTATTGCATGATCTTGGATATTTACCATTTGATGAACCATTTACGCATCTTTTTAATCAAGGCATGGTGAATAAATATTCTGAAATCACTGGCTTTGTTGAGAAAATGTCCAAATCAAAAGGGAATGTGGTTAATCCAGATAATATTGTTGATGAGTATGGTGCTGATACATTGCGAATGTATATTCTTTTTATGGGACCACCCGAACTCGATTGCGAATGGCAAGATTCTGGTCTTGAAGGTATTAAACGATTTTTAAATCGATTGTGGATTTATTTAACTGATCCTGCAAATATTTTATCAGATGGAAACGAAGATGAAGCAGTTACGAAGCGCTTTCATCAGTTTTTAAAGGATTATCAAGAGCGTATTAATCTTTTCAAACCAAATACCGCAATTTCCGCTTGTATGGAATGGTTGAATGATGTGCAAGATGCACGAATGAAATTAAGTAAAGATACGC
This portion of the Candidatus Babeliales bacterium genome encodes:
- a CDS encoding ankyrin repeat domain-containing protein, yielding MKSFIKILNISIICISSVFAMEDPLRTSGIQQEKFVNQAIQLIFQASKNGDISTINLLDQQSKKWQKKGILTTPLIKIFDPLGTSPLHVAVYHGQIKAIKKLLELGADPNEYDKFKPTVLHAACANEETYEDTVYAIVKFFLNKNVNPSHTTLQFFRENNSEQPITALNFALKNKFYKVVGLLQKAIHAKAEKELISFYKSNNENKQKEEIFDYKPEFIKDTDTLKKLIEMAQNIKPTDIQVIQENDVVKISKKTVADLVKYILINGGQIKKMEVFSPLFDIHLLLYLVDRKENDIKINGPIYNAYQECYGIGTSLEKIKSIYE
- a CDS encoding ankyrin repeat domain-containing protein; this translates as MKPFIKLFSSLIIFIPSIYSMDISKEELKYCMLCVSADGDIEKMNTFCQFGEQWNIKEDLIQFLTNDGSSPIHIAAYKGKIKAVERLLELGAKPNEHIINIHRKQVEKECFSESGPNSLHTACANDKIPENIVYSIVEILLKHGANPCHKTFNLFNQFFEKPVTPVDFAIKNKFYTVAELLQKAIHKKAENEFITFHKPIDELIGSKPGVINDSYTLQKLIKMAQGIEYIPLELIEENNTIKIAKKTLADLVKCIIIHGGQIKKWAICPSLNMQLIDKQENWIHIEGPIYETFKECYGYTILHDQ
- a CDS encoding glycosyltransferase family 4 protein, whose translation is MKLNFFIFLFFVFNQILPAPYLTVVGPICFPDGIGRQSISIMECLKNDIEINFMSSRNTINIEDVPSSIKSIIKNPSHVFGQIMIFEDTLDYFPSVLEHTPSSIKIAYTMYEKTQLPSEWVEILNSYFDAAIVPDEFLVDVYKNSGVIIPIFVLPLSLYLEPFLEIPAKTQANFPFIFGTSGMLSDRKNQLLLLEAFEKTFGNSPDVKLKIHGRSGFEYAKRLKERIDQLKLTNVELIDRTFTWIEYIEFMASLDCFVSVSRGEGFSIPPREALALGIPCIISDNTGHQTLCKTGFVKAIPSYKLENVSINKDYSSSSFRNNYYQLHEPYEFECSLNSVCLALKDTFFNFVHYLKEAIIGRKWASQFVHDELKEKYLTLIKPKKVILGLSNKITNGSLITDSKTLYEKYLQVINVQSP
- a CDS encoding glycosyltransferase, translated to MKNKTNSFLCLIAVSTSFFNCTRSETTADFDLTVAGLICFADGIGRQTIGIIDCLKNDLKINFLNTRNNQMNLQDIAEDTQKIITNQQHGYSNVVILEDVLTNGNPIEELRENYYTLLPESTIKFAYTMFEATTIPDSWPIILNNHFDAAIVPDENLVDVYKNAGVIIPIFVLPLGIYIEDFLAKPQKKSLPNNPFVFGFSGSFAERKNQMVLLESFIYAFGNRADIQLKIHGRSGSEIAQQLKYRVQQLAITNVEIIEECFSWKKYVAFMESIDCYVSLSKGEGFSITPREALALGIPCILSNNTAHKTICNTDLVYAVDCPIVQPAFYSHLNQSIGFDFNCTINDAAQAFIDVYENYKIYLEKAARGKKWVKRYLYNKLRPYYLSLIKPKKVIFGTENYITKDCLITSCRELYQKYKRFLPLKKGIA
- the leuS gene encoding leucine--tRNA ligase, coding for MSYDFKNIEEKWQKQWQEHPIGQAKPTGEGKKYYCLDMFPYPSGSGLHVGHWRGYVLSDIYARIKWLQDFNVLHPMGWDAFGLPAENDAIKKGIHPKVNTAQNIANFKRQLQQTGCMYDWTKEINTTDPDYYKWTQWIFLQMFKAGLAYEAQVPINWCPSCLTGLANEEVVGGNCERCGSIVIQKNVRQWVLRITDYAEKLLEGLDKLDWPEKVKTMQRNWIGKSEGLKIEFQTTDLQENLIPLSVYTTCPETIYGVSFLVMAPEHELVNQIVIPERSEEVAEYKKYVQRLTPFERLSEHKEKTGVFTGAYAINPVNNEKLPIFISSYVLKDYGTGIVMGVPAHDERDFAFAQAYDLPIKLVITSPLVEVDQEDNLIKPYPDDGKLINSGQFDGFQAKKEGREKIGNYLVDKGWGQKEINYKLRDWIFSRQRYWGEPIPLIHCQHCGIVPVPENELPVTLPEVKEYKPTGTGESPLANIAEWVNTTCPKCGGAAKRETNTMPQWAGSCWYFLRYPNPNLKDKPFDQSDMKYWLPVDLYVGGIEHAILHLLYARFYIKVLHDLGYLPFDEPFTHLFNQGMVNKYSEITGFVEKMSKSKGNVVNPDNIVDEYGADTLRMYILFMGPPELDCEWQDSGLEGIKRFLNRLWIYLTDPANILSDGNEDEAVTKRFHQFLKDYQERINLFKPNTAISACMEWLNDVQDARMKLSKDTLEKLLVALSVMIPFMSAELLERLLNKKLQDCTWPEFDLELAKRDEIEMVVQVNGKMRGSFIVTPGQSEEMVHKQAVIQIQRWLEGKEIVKVIFVPDRLINFVVK